In a genomic window of Procambarus clarkii isolate CNS0578487 chromosome 10, FALCON_Pclarkii_2.0, whole genome shotgun sequence:
- the LOC123747686 gene encoding uncharacterized protein has translation MALYTHHHGHYSSSSLITIIGHHYPDPSPTIHTHHRPSPTIHAHHRPSTPITDHPRPSPTIHAHHRPSPTITDHPRPSPTIHAHHRPSPTIHAHHRPSTPITDHHRPSTPITDHHRSSTPITDHPRPSPTIHAHHRPSPIIHAHHRPSTPITDHPRPSPTIHAHHRPSTPITDHPHPLPTIHTHHRPSTPITEHPRPSPTIHAHHRPSTPITDHPRPSPTIHAHHRPSTPITDHPRPSPTIHTHYRPSTPITDHPHPSPTIHAHHRPSTPIHAHHRASTPITDHPRPSTPITDHPPPSPTIHPHHRPSTPIHAHHRPSPIIHAHHRPSTPITDHHRPSTPIHAHHRPSTPITDHPRPSPTIHAHHRPSTPITDHPRPSPTIHAHHRPSPTIHAHHRPSTPITDHPHPSPTIHTHHRPSTPITDHPHPSPTIHPHHRPSTPITDHPRPSPTIHAHHRPSTPITEHPRPSPTIHAHHRPSTPITDHPRPSPTIHAHHRASTPITDHPRPSPSIHAHHRASTPITDHPHPSPTIHTHHRPSTPITDHPRPSPTIHAHHRPSTPITDHPRPSPTISRRRHTPFINKPSPSPSPSAWLQGGLIQFGCHCRLQEAGIVGAVVVVVVTRPAGCWPSQRPRLLLTGAPPPLFTYF, from the coding sequence ATGGCACTCTACACCCATCACCATGGTCACTATTCATCATCCTCACTCATCACTATCATCGGTCATCACTATCCTGACCCATCACCGACCATCCACACCCATCACCGTCCATCACCGACCATCCACGCCCATCACCGACCATCCACGCCCATCACCGACCATCCACGCCCATCACCGACCATCCACGCCCATCACCGACCATCACCGACCATCACCGATCATCCACGCCCATCACCGACCATCCACGCCCATCACCGACCATCACCGACCATCCACGCCCATCACCGACCATCCACGCCCATCACCGACCATCACCGACCATCCACGCCCATCACCGACCATCACCGATCATCCACGCCCATCACCGACCATCCACGCCCATCACCGACCATCCACGCCCATCACCGACCATCACCGATCATCCACGCCCATCACCGACCATCCACGCCCATCACCGACCATCCACGCCCATCACCGACCATCCACGCCCATCACCGACCATCCACGCCCATCACCGACCATCCACACCCATTACCGACCATCCACACCCATCACCGACCATCCACGCCCATCACCGAGCATCCACGACCATCACCGACCATCCACGCCCATCACCGACCATCCACGCCCATCACCGACCATCCACGCCCATCACCGACCATCCACGCCCATCACCGACCATCCACGCCCATCACCGACCATCCACGCCCATCACCGACCATCCACACCCATTACCGACCATCCACACCCATCACCGACCATCCACACCCATCACCGACCATCCACGCCCATCACCGACCATCCACGCCCATCCACGCCCATCACCGAGCATCCACGCCCATCACCGACCATCCACGCCCATCCACACCCATTACCGACCATCCACCCCCATCACCGACCATCCACCCCCATCACCGACCATCCACGCCCATCCACGCCCATCACCGACCATCACCGATCATCCACGCCCATCACCGACCATCCACGCCCATCACCGACCATCACCGACCATCCACGCCCATCCACGCCCATCACCGACCATCCACGCCCATCACCGATCATCCACGCCCATCACCGACCATCCACGCCCATCACCGACCATCCACGCCCATCACCGATCATCCACGCCCATCACCGACCATCCACGCCCATCACCGACCATCACCGACCATCCACGCCCATCACCGACCATCCACACCCATTACCGACCATCCACACCCATCACCGACCATCCACACCCATCACCGACCATCCACACCCATCACCGACCATCCACACCCATCACCGACCATCCACCCCCATCACCGACCATCCACGCCCATCACCGACCATCCACGCCCATCACCGACCATCCACGCCCATCACCGACCATCCACGCCCATCACCGAGCATCCACGCCCATCACCGACCATCCACGCCCATCACCGACCATCCACACCCATCACCGACCATCCACGCCCATCACCGACCATCCACGCCCATCACCGAGCATCCACGCCCATCACCGACCATCCACGCCCATCACCGAGCATCCACGCCCATCACCGAGCATCCACGCCCATCACCGACCATCCACACCCATCACCGACCATCCACACCCATCACCGACCATCCACGCCCATCACCGACCATCCACGCCCATCACCGACCATCCACGCCCATCACCGACCATCCACGCCCATCACCGACCATCCACGCCCATCACCGACCATCAGCCGGAGGAGACACACACCTTTCATCAACAAACCCTCCCCGTCACCCTCTCCATCAGCCTGGCTGCAGGGTGGACTAATCCAGTTCGGCTGCCATTGTCGTCTTCAAGAGGCTGGCATTGTGGGtgctgtcgtggtggtggtcgtcacgCGCCCCGCCGGGTGCTGGCCCTCACAAAGACCTCGGCTCCTCCTCACAGGGGCCCCGCCACCTCTGTTTACCTACTTCTGA